A genome region from Crossiella equi includes the following:
- the dxr gene encoding 1-deoxy-D-xylulose-5-phosphate reductoisomerase: MPTTESPRSVVLLGATGSIGTQTLDVIRRNPGRFRVAGLGAGGSDAATVAAQALEFDVPVVALARATAVEDLQLALYAEAQKRGFERGELRLPRILAGPGSMVELIRTSPADVVLNAMPGSQGLAPTLAALETGAVLALANKESLVAGGPLVTKAAKPGQIVPVDSEHSALAQCLRGGTADEVAKLVLTASGGPFRGRTREQLASVTLEQAMAHPNWSMGPVVTINSASMVNKGLELIEAQLLFGVPYDRIQVVVHPQSIVHSMVTFHDGSTIAQASPPDMRLPIALALGWPDRIADASPACDFTQAQSWTFEPVDDTAFPAVRLARESGTAGGCMPALYNAANEEAVEVFRAGGLGFLDIVDTVARVLDEGDQYSAEPSTVEEVLAAEEWARKRAREIIGAPARA; the protein is encoded by the coding sequence ATGCCCACTACCGAGTCACCCAGGTCGGTCGTCCTGCTCGGCGCGACCGGGTCGATAGGCACCCAGACCCTGGACGTCATCCGCCGCAACCCGGGCCGCTTCCGCGTGGCGGGTCTGGGCGCCGGGGGCAGCGACGCCGCCACCGTGGCCGCGCAGGCCCTGGAGTTCGACGTGCCGGTGGTGGCACTGGCCCGGGCGACCGCCGTGGAGGACCTGCAGCTGGCCCTGTACGCCGAGGCCCAGAAGCGCGGCTTCGAGCGCGGTGAGCTGCGCCTGCCCCGCATCCTGGCCGGACCCGGCTCGATGGTCGAGCTCATCCGCACCAGCCCGGCCGACGTGGTGCTCAACGCCATGCCCGGCTCCCAGGGCCTGGCGCCCACGCTGGCCGCGCTGGAGACCGGCGCGGTGCTCGCGCTGGCCAACAAGGAGTCGCTGGTCGCGGGCGGTCCGCTGGTCACCAAGGCGGCCAAGCCCGGCCAGATCGTGCCGGTGGACTCCGAGCACTCCGCGCTCGCCCAGTGCCTGCGCGGCGGCACTGCCGACGAGGTCGCCAAGCTCGTGCTCACCGCATCGGGTGGACCTTTCCGCGGCCGCACCCGCGAACAACTGGCCTCGGTGACCCTCGAACAGGCGATGGCTCACCCGAACTGGTCAATGGGCCCGGTGGTCACCATCAACTCCGCGTCGATGGTGAACAAGGGCCTGGAGCTCATCGAGGCGCAGCTGCTCTTCGGCGTGCCCTACGACCGCATCCAGGTCGTCGTGCACCCGCAGTCCATCGTGCACTCGATGGTCACCTTCCACGACGGCTCCACCATCGCCCAGGCCAGCCCGCCCGACATGCGCCTGCCCATCGCGCTGGCCCTGGGGTGGCCGGACCGGATCGCGGACGCCTCGCCGGCCTGCGACTTCACCCAGGCCCAGTCCTGGACCTTCGAGCCGGTCGACGACACCGCCTTCCCCGCCGTCCGCCTGGCCCGCGAGTCCGGTACCGCCGGTGGCTGCATGCCCGCGCTGTACAACGCGGCCAACGAGGAGGCGGTTGAGGTCTTCCGCGCTGGTGGCCTCGGATTCCTGGACATCGTGGACACCGTGGCCCGTGTTCTGGACGAGGGTGACCAGTACTCCGCCGAACCGTCTACCGTGGAGGAGGTGCTGGCCGCCGAGGAGTGGGCCCGGAAGCGGGCTCGCGAGATCATCGGCGCGCCCGCGCGGGCCTAG
- a CDS encoding M50 family metallopeptidase, with protein MMYVLGVLILVFGILFSIAWHELGHLSTAKMFGIKVTQYMVGFGRTLWSKKIGETEYGVKALPFGGYIRMIGMLPPVGGGNLGRSRSTGMFSSMVDDARSASAEEVEPQDADRQFYQRRPWKRVIVMFAGPFMNLILAVVIFTIVLTGIGVWGPTTTVANVSQCVLQVVPGQPEPKDCPAGAPLAPAAAAGFKPGDKIVSFDGKPATTWERVQEAIRAAGPRQVSVVVDRGGQQVTLTPTLVASDRPDLEDPKKLVKVGFLGLGPQLGMYTVGFGGVIDQVGVLLGRAGKAIIQLPQRVPALVGAIFGGERERNSPVGIVGVSRFGGEVLAADHQPATARLSIMLMLLAGLNLSLFLFNMLPMLPLDGGHIAGALYESLRRGWAKLRRRPDPGPFDVAKLMPLAYAVSLIIIAYGALVFVADIVNPVRLG; from the coding sequence ATGATGTACGTGCTGGGCGTCCTGATCCTGGTGTTCGGGATCCTGTTCTCCATCGCCTGGCACGAGCTGGGACATCTGAGCACGGCGAAGATGTTCGGCATCAAGGTGACCCAGTACATGGTCGGCTTCGGCCGCACGCTGTGGTCGAAGAAGATCGGCGAGACCGAGTACGGCGTGAAGGCCCTGCCCTTCGGCGGCTACATCCGCATGATCGGGATGCTGCCGCCGGTGGGTGGGGGCAACCTCGGCCGCAGCCGGTCCACCGGCATGTTCTCCTCGATGGTCGACGACGCGCGCAGCGCCTCGGCCGAGGAGGTCGAGCCACAGGACGCGGACCGGCAGTTCTACCAGCGGCGCCCGTGGAAGCGGGTCATCGTGATGTTCGCGGGCCCGTTCATGAACCTGATCCTGGCCGTGGTGATCTTCACCATCGTGCTCACCGGCATCGGCGTGTGGGGCCCGACCACCACGGTGGCCAACGTCAGCCAGTGCGTGCTCCAGGTCGTGCCGGGGCAGCCGGAGCCCAAGGACTGCCCGGCGGGCGCCCCGCTGGCCCCGGCCGCGGCCGCGGGCTTCAAGCCCGGCGACAAGATCGTCAGCTTCGACGGCAAGCCCGCCACCACCTGGGAGCGCGTGCAGGAGGCCATCCGCGCCGCCGGACCGCGCCAGGTCAGCGTGGTGGTCGACCGCGGCGGCCAGCAGGTCACCCTCACCCCGACCCTGGTCGCCTCCGACCGGCCGGACCTGGAGGACCCGAAGAAGCTGGTCAAGGTCGGCTTCCTCGGCCTCGGCCCGCAGCTGGGCATGTACACCGTGGGCTTCGGCGGCGTGATCGACCAGGTCGGCGTGCTGCTCGGCCGCGCGGGCAAGGCCATCATCCAGCTGCCGCAGCGGGTCCCGGCCCTGGTCGGCGCCATCTTCGGCGGCGAGCGCGAGCGCAACTCCCCGGTGGGCATCGTCGGCGTCTCCCGCTTCGGCGGCGAGGTGCTGGCGGCCGACCACCAGCCCGCCACCGCGCGCCTGTCGATCATGCTGATGCTGCTCGCAGGCCTGAACCTGTCGCTGTTCCTGTTCAACATGCTGCCGATGCTGCCGCTGGACGGCGGGCACATCGCGGGCGCTCTGTACGAATCGCTGCGTCGCGGATGGGCTAAACTTCGCCGCCGACCGGACCCGGGTCCGTTCGACGTGGCGAAGCTCATGCCTCTGGCCTACGCGGTGTCCCTGATCATCATCGCGTACGGAGCGTTGGTTTTCGTCGCGGACATCGTCAATCCGGTTCGGCTGGGCTAA
- the ispG gene encoding flavodoxin-dependent (E)-4-hydroxy-3-methylbut-2-enyl-diphosphate synthase, with protein MTVDGVMLGIPAMPPPVLAERRKTRQLMVGKVGVGSDHPVSIQSMTTTLTSDVNATLQQIAELTAAGCDIVRVACPSQDDADALEAIARKSQIPVIADIHFQPKYVFKAIDAGCAAVRVNPGNIKKFDDKVGEIAKAAKDRGTPIRIGVNAGSLDPRLLQKYGKATPEALVESALWEASLFAEHDFHDIKISVKHNDPVVMVRAYELLAEQCDYPLHLGVTEAGPAFQGTIKSAVAFGALLSRGIGDTIRVSLSAPPVEEIKVGTQILQSLNLRPRKLEIVSCPSCGRAQVDVYTLAEQVTAGLEGMEVPLRVAVMGCVVNGPGEAREADLGVASGNGKGQIFVKGEVIKTVPEHQIVETLIEEAMRIAEGMESVDGAAPVVTAG; from the coding sequence ATGACCGTTGACGGTGTCATGCTCGGCATTCCGGCGATGCCGCCGCCCGTGCTGGCCGAGCGTCGCAAGACCCGTCAGCTCATGGTGGGCAAGGTGGGTGTGGGCAGTGACCACCCCGTCTCCATCCAGTCCATGACCACCACCCTCACCTCCGACGTCAACGCCACGCTGCAGCAGATCGCCGAGCTCACCGCGGCGGGCTGCGACATCGTGCGCGTGGCCTGCCCCTCGCAGGACGACGCGGACGCGCTGGAAGCCATTGCGCGGAAGTCGCAGATTCCGGTGATCGCGGATATCCATTTCCAGCCGAAGTACGTATTCAAGGCGATTGACGCGGGCTGTGCCGCCGTTCGTGTGAATCCGGGCAACATCAAGAAGTTCGACGACAAGGTCGGCGAGATCGCCAAGGCCGCGAAGGACCGGGGCACCCCGATCCGCATCGGCGTGAACGCCGGTTCACTGGACCCGCGCCTGCTCCAGAAGTACGGCAAGGCCACGCCCGAGGCGCTGGTCGAGTCGGCGCTGTGGGAGGCCTCGCTGTTCGCCGAGCACGACTTCCACGACATCAAGATCTCGGTCAAGCACAACGACCCGGTCGTCATGGTGCGCGCCTACGAGCTGCTCGCCGAGCAGTGCGACTACCCGCTGCACCTGGGTGTCACCGAGGCGGGCCCGGCCTTCCAGGGCACCATCAAGTCCGCCGTGGCCTTCGGCGCGCTGCTCTCCCGGGGCATCGGCGACACCATCCGCGTGTCGCTGTCCGCACCGCCGGTGGAGGAGATCAAGGTCGGCACGCAGATCCTGCAGTCGCTGAACCTGCGCCCGCGCAAGCTGGAGATCGTCTCCTGCCCGTCCTGCGGGCGCGCGCAGGTCGACGTCTACACCCTCGCCGAGCAGGTCACCGCCGGTCTGGAGGGCATGGAGGTGCCGCTGCGCGTCGCGGTCATGGGCTGCGTCGTCAACGGTCCCGGCGAGGCCCGCGAGGCCGACCTGGGGGTGGCCTCCGGCAACGGCAAGGGGCAGATCTTCGTCAAGGGCGAGGTCATCAAGACCGTGCCCGAGCACCAGATCGTGGAGACCCTCATCGAGGAGGCCATGCGCATCGCCGAGGGCATGGAGTCGGTCGACGGCGCCGCGCCCGTGGTCACCGCGGGCTGA
- a CDS encoding GNAT family N-acetyltransferase, which produces MLKLAGARLLEERDLRAVRAALDADPVAACMVASRVEIAGTDPWRLGGELWGFGSRLDGVCFSGANLVPLSGGLPAVKAFADRALRRRRGCSSLVGPAEQVLPLWEELAPEWGPAREVRDDQPLMAMAGAPVIAPDPLVRPVRPDELDRYLPAAVAMFIEEVGIDPRADDGGASYRARVAELVAGGRAFARFEDGEVVFKAEIGAMSQRVGQIQGVWVHPDRRGQGLGTTGTAAVADRLVRGLGRVASLYVNAYNSPARAAYRRIGFTQVGTFSTVLF; this is translated from the coding sequence GTGCTGAAGCTTGCCGGGGCTCGGTTGTTGGAGGAGCGCGATCTGCGTGCCGTCCGAGCCGCTCTCGACGCCGACCCCGTCGCGGCGTGCATGGTCGCCTCGCGTGTGGAGATCGCGGGCACCGACCCGTGGCGTCTCGGCGGTGAGCTCTGGGGTTTCGGCAGCCGCCTGGACGGTGTCTGCTTCTCCGGGGCCAACCTCGTCCCGCTCTCCGGCGGGCTGCCCGCCGTCAAGGCCTTCGCCGACCGCGCGCTGCGCCGCCGCCGGGGCTGCTCCTCGCTCGTCGGCCCGGCCGAGCAGGTCCTCCCACTGTGGGAGGAGCTGGCACCCGAGTGGGGTCCGGCGCGCGAGGTCCGCGACGACCAGCCCCTGATGGCCATGGCCGGTGCGCCGGTGATCGCCCCCGACCCGCTGGTGCGCCCGGTGCGCCCGGACGAGCTGGACCGCTACCTGCCCGCCGCGGTGGCGATGTTCATCGAGGAGGTCGGCATCGACCCCCGGGCCGACGACGGGGGCGCGAGCTACCGGGCCCGGGTGGCCGAGCTGGTCGCGGGCGGGCGCGCGTTCGCCCGGTTCGAGGACGGCGAGGTCGTGTTCAAGGCCGAGATCGGCGCGATGTCGCAGCGCGTCGGGCAGATCCAGGGCGTCTGGGTGCACCCGGACCGCCGGGGCCAGGGTCTGGGCACCACGGGCACCGCCGCGGTCGCCGACCGCCTGGTGCGCGGCCTGGGCCGGGTGGCCAGCCTGTACGTCAACGCCTACAACTCGCCCGCGCGCGCCGCCTACCGCCGCATCGGGTTCACACAGGTCGGCACGTTCAGCACGGTGCTGTTCTGA
- a CDS encoding sensor histidine kinase → MIRSVVRWCLGVQPQVADTVVALGLTCVALLLVHRDPPFGLAEPDELAFVLVVLSVMPNALRRLAPVPVFLGTCVAYSVYVVHGFPDVISPFGAWLALYTVAAHRPPRLSVPVILCVVPVMIIGIALAKGSWLTLVQGSLHGSVSWLLGAGRYGLTQRNRQLAELAQALDADRERSSQRAVTEERVRIARELHDVVAHHMSVISVQAGLARYVFDTDRPTAAAALATIADTSREALDEMRRLLAVLRLPAEEDEEDTGYDPQPGLDHVEGLLERVRAAGMSAELRVTGEPRPLPPGPDLCAYRVVQESLTNVLKHAFPAQVTVHVHYGATELTVRVTDDGPGPAGGEATGHGIAGMRERSRLYEGSLTAGAGADGGFEVVLRLPLVPRTGGGV, encoded by the coding sequence ATGATCAGGTCGGTGGTGCGCTGGTGCCTCGGGGTCCAGCCGCAGGTCGCCGACACGGTCGTGGCGCTCGGCCTCACCTGCGTGGCGCTGCTGCTGGTCCACCGCGATCCGCCGTTCGGGTTAGCCGAGCCGGACGAGCTGGCCTTTGTCCTGGTGGTGCTCTCGGTCATGCCCAACGCGCTGCGCCGCCTGGCCCCGGTCCCGGTCTTCCTGGGCACCTGCGTGGCCTACTCGGTGTACGTGGTGCACGGCTTCCCCGACGTCATCTCGCCCTTCGGCGCCTGGCTCGCCCTGTACACGGTGGCCGCGCACCGCCCGCCGAGGCTGTCCGTGCCGGTGATCCTGTGCGTGGTGCCGGTGATGATCATCGGCATCGCGCTGGCCAAGGGCTCCTGGCTGACCCTGGTCCAGGGCAGCCTGCACGGCAGCGTGTCCTGGCTGCTCGGCGCCGGCCGGTACGGCCTGACCCAGCGCAACCGCCAGCTCGCCGAGCTCGCCCAGGCCCTGGACGCCGACCGGGAGCGCAGCTCGCAGCGCGCGGTCACCGAGGAACGGGTGCGCATCGCGCGCGAGCTGCACGACGTCGTCGCGCACCACATGTCCGTCATCTCCGTCCAGGCCGGCCTGGCCCGCTACGTCTTCGACACCGACCGCCCGACCGCGGCCGCCGCGCTGGCCACCATCGCCGACACCAGCCGCGAGGCCCTGGACGAGATGCGCCGCCTGCTGGCCGTGCTGCGGCTGCCCGCCGAGGAGGACGAGGAGGACACCGGTTACGACCCGCAGCCCGGCCTGGACCACGTCGAGGGCCTGCTGGAACGCGTGCGGGCCGCCGGGATGTCCGCCGAGCTGCGCGTGACCGGCGAGCCCAGACCGCTGCCGCCTGGCCCGGACCTGTGCGCCTACCGCGTGGTGCAGGAGTCGCTGACCAACGTGCTCAAGCACGCCTTCCCGGCCCAGGTCACCGTGCACGTGCACTACGGCGCCACCGAGCTGACCGTGCGCGTCACCGACGACGGCCCCGGCCCGGCGGGCGGCGAGGCCACCGGCCACGGCATCGCGGGCATGCGGGAACGGTCCCGGCTCTACGAAGGTAGCCTCACCGCGGGCGCGGGCGCGGACGGCGGGTTCGAGGTGGTCCTCCGGCTGCCCCTGGTGCCCAGGACGGGGGGTGGGGTGTGA
- a CDS encoding response regulator yields the protein MTSVLVVDDQVLVRAGFAALITAAPGLRVVGEAANGEEAVALAAATKPDVVLMDLRMPVLSGVAATERILAPESGHQPKVLVLTTFDLDEYVYAALRAGASGFLLKDTPPERLLAAIHTIAGGDMLFSPNITRKLVESYAHRGASDWNPAPELAPLTSREAEVLRLVGRGLTNAGIAEELVVSEATVKTHLNRAMAKLNLSSRAQAVVVAYETGLVVPGQHKATGQHRPTVR from the coding sequence GTGACCAGTGTGCTGGTGGTCGACGACCAGGTGCTCGTGCGCGCCGGGTTCGCCGCGCTGATCACCGCCGCCCCCGGCCTGCGCGTGGTGGGCGAGGCCGCCAACGGCGAGGAGGCGGTGGCCCTGGCCGCCGCGACCAAACCGGACGTGGTGCTCATGGACCTGCGCATGCCGGTGCTCAGCGGCGTCGCGGCCACCGAGCGCATCCTCGCCCCGGAGTCCGGGCACCAGCCGAAGGTGCTGGTGCTGACCACCTTCGACCTGGACGAGTACGTCTACGCGGCGCTGCGCGCGGGCGCCTCCGGCTTCCTGCTCAAGGACACCCCGCCGGAACGGCTGCTCGCCGCGATCCACACCATCGCGGGCGGCGACATGCTGTTCTCGCCCAACATCACGCGCAAGCTCGTCGAGTCCTACGCCCACCGCGGCGCCTCCGACTGGAACCCCGCGCCCGAGCTGGCGCCGCTGACCTCGCGCGAGGCCGAGGTGCTGAGGCTGGTCGGCCGCGGCCTGACCAACGCCGGGATCGCCGAGGAGCTGGTGGTCAGCGAAGCCACGGTGAAGACCCACCTCAACCGCGCGATGGCCAAGCTCAACCTGTCCAGCCGCGCGCAGGCGGTGGTGGTCGCCTACGAGACGGGGCTCGTGGTCCCCGGCCAGCACAAGGCGACCGGCCAGCACCGGCCGACCGTGCGGTAG
- a CDS encoding penicillin-binding transpeptidase domain-containing protein → MPAHRVVSVTALLVLLLPVAGCGLFGSEPKPEDAARTFLNALAGGDTTTAANATDEAKPAKDLLDKVRAALKPTALSTTIEQTQVSQQNSSTATSSYTAKWDLGEGRTWQYQSKMELRREEKNWRVHWEPALLHPKLQPQQTIALRVQAPDLAPVLDRDGVPLLNPEKVVAVLVDRKQAGDLGKVAGSLAAAVSRFDQSITAQSITDGAGKVPEGQAYTVVSLRDSDYQQVKAAIYDLPGVRFSSQARLLAQGGKDFASQVLPSVRKTVEDQVAGTSGWRVVTLNAQGAEVESLHEQQAQPAKAVTVTLGRGVQAAAEDALEPVRNAAVLVAIQPSTGELLAVAQNGEADKGGPLALTGNYPPGSTFKVVTAAAALQANAATPDTVLPCPGTWTVQGRRIPNNDEFDLGRVPLHEAFAASCNTTFAELATKLPADSLTNAAKQFGVGVDFDIPGLRTLTGKVPPADPVVERAEDGFGQGKVVSTPFGMALAAATAAKGTMPTPTLLRGTETKTVGQAAQPLPQAIAAQLRPMMREVVTSGTAKKLNRLGEVHGKTGTAQFGDGTHSHGWFIGFRGDVAFAVLIVDAGTSGPAVDAAARFLGALG, encoded by the coding sequence GTGCCTGCACACCGTGTCGTGAGCGTCACCGCCTTGCTCGTCCTGCTCCTCCCCGTCGCGGGCTGCGGCCTGTTCGGCAGCGAGCCCAAGCCCGAGGACGCGGCCCGCACCTTCCTCAACGCCCTCGCCGGGGGCGACACCACGACCGCGGCGAACGCCACCGACGAGGCCAAACCGGCCAAGGACCTGCTGGACAAGGTCCGCGCCGCGCTCAAGCCGACCGCGCTGAGCACCACGATCGAGCAGACACAGGTCTCGCAGCAGAACTCCAGCACCGCCACCAGCAGCTACACCGCCAAGTGGGACCTCGGCGAGGGCCGCACCTGGCAGTACCAGAGCAAGATGGAGCTGCGCCGTGAGGAGAAGAACTGGCGCGTGCACTGGGAACCCGCGTTGCTGCACCCCAAGCTCCAACCGCAGCAGACCATCGCGCTGCGCGTGCAGGCCCCGGACCTGGCCCCGGTGCTGGACCGCGACGGCGTGCCGCTGCTGAACCCGGAGAAGGTCGTCGCGGTGCTGGTGGACCGCAAGCAGGCGGGCGACCTGGGCAAGGTCGCGGGCTCGCTGGCCGCGGCGGTGTCCCGTTTCGACCAGTCGATCACCGCGCAGTCCATCACCGACGGCGCGGGCAAGGTCCCGGAAGGCCAGGCCTACACCGTGGTCAGCCTCCGGGACAGTGACTACCAGCAGGTGAAGGCGGCCATCTACGACCTGCCGGGCGTGCGCTTCAGCAGCCAGGCCCGGCTGCTGGCCCAGGGCGGCAAGGACTTCGCCAGCCAGGTGCTGCCGAGCGTGCGCAAGACGGTGGAGGACCAGGTCGCGGGCACCTCGGGCTGGCGCGTGGTCACGCTGAACGCCCAGGGCGCCGAGGTCGAGTCCCTGCACGAGCAGCAGGCCCAGCCCGCCAAGGCGGTGACCGTGACCCTGGGCCGGGGTGTGCAGGCCGCGGCCGAGGACGCGCTGGAACCGGTGCGCAACGCGGCCGTGCTGGTGGCCATCCAGCCCAGCACCGGCGAGCTGCTGGCGGTGGCCCAGAACGGCGAGGCGGACAAGGGCGGCCCGCTGGCGCTGACCGGCAACTATCCGCCGGGCTCGACCTTCAAGGTGGTCACCGCGGCGGCGGCGCTGCAGGCGAACGCCGCCACCCCAGACACCGTCCTGCCCTGCCCGGGCACCTGGACCGTCCAGGGCCGCCGCATCCCCAACAACGACGAGTTCGACCTGGGCCGGGTGCCGCTGCACGAGGCGTTCGCGGCCTCCTGCAACACCACCTTCGCCGAACTGGCCACCAAGCTCCCGGCGGACTCCCTGACCAACGCGGCCAAGCAGTTCGGCGTGGGCGTGGACTTCGACATCCCGGGCCTGCGCACCCTCACCGGCAAGGTCCCCCCGGCCGACCCGGTGGTCGAACGCGCCGAGGACGGCTTCGGCCAGGGCAAGGTCGTGAGCACCCCGTTCGGCATGGCCCTGGCGGCGGCCACCGCGGCCAAGGGCACGATGCCCACCCCGACCCTGTTGCGCGGCACGGAGACCAAGACGGTCGGCCAGGCCGCCCAGCCCCTGCCCCAGGCGATCGCCGCCCAGCTGCGCCCGATGATGCGCGAGGTCGTCACGAGCGGCACGGCCAAGAAGCTCAACCGCCTCGGCGAGGTCCACGGCAAGACCGGCACGGCCCAGTTCGGTGACGGCACCCACTCCCACGGCTGGTTCATCGGCTTCCGAGGCGACGTCGCCTTCGCCGTCCTGATCGTCGACGCGGGCACCTCGGGCCCGGCGGTGGACGCGGCCGCACGGTTCCTGGGCGCACTCGGGTAG
- the map gene encoding type I methionyl aminopeptidase: MPVRAPLKPGQLSPRRPVPAHIERPEYVDKPAPKRNTDPWVQPPEIIEAMRAAGKLAAQALAEAGKVCVPGATTDEVDAVVHEFLCDHGAYPSTLGYRNYPKSCCTSLNEVICHGIPDTTVIQDGDIVNVDVTAFIGGVHGDTNATFLAGEVSEEARLLVERTREATHRAIKAVKPGRQINVIGRVIEAYAKRFDYGVVRDFTGHGIGRSFHSGLVVLHYDEPSMETVLEPGMTFTIEPMITLGTIDYDMWDDGWTVTTKDKKFTAQFEHTVLVTADGVEILTLP, encoded by the coding sequence ATGCCCGTCCGTGCCCCACTCAAGCCCGGCCAGCTCTCGCCGCGGCGTCCCGTACCCGCCCACATCGAGCGCCCCGAGTACGTGGACAAGCCAGCGCCCAAGCGCAACACCGATCCGTGGGTGCAGCCGCCGGAGATCATCGAGGCCATGCGCGCCGCCGGGAAGCTCGCGGCCCAGGCCCTCGCCGAGGCGGGCAAGGTGTGCGTGCCAGGGGCCACCACGGACGAGGTGGACGCGGTGGTGCACGAGTTCCTGTGCGACCACGGGGCCTATCCCTCGACCCTGGGCTACCGGAACTACCCGAAGTCCTGCTGCACCTCGCTCAACGAGGTCATCTGCCACGGCATCCCGGACACCACCGTCATCCAGGACGGGGACATCGTCAACGTCGACGTCACCGCGTTCATCGGCGGCGTGCACGGCGACACCAACGCCACCTTCCTCGCCGGCGAGGTCTCCGAGGAGGCGCGCCTGCTGGTCGAGCGCACCCGGGAGGCCACCCACCGCGCGATCAAGGCGGTCAAGCCGGGCAGGCAGATCAACGTCATCGGCCGCGTCATCGAGGCCTACGCCAAGCGGTTCGACTACGGCGTGGTCCGCGACTTCACCGGCCACGGTATCGGCCGGTCCTTCCACAGTGGCCTCGTCGTGCTGCACTACGACGAGCCGAGCATGGAGACCGTGCTCGAGCCGGGCATGACCTTCACCATCGAGCCGATGATCACCCTCGGCACCATCGACTACGACATGTGGGACGACGGCTGGACCGTCACCACCAAGGACAAGAAGTTCACCGCGCAGTTCGAGCACACCGTGCTGGTCACCGCCGACGGTGTCGAGATCCTGACCCTGCCGTGA
- a CDS encoding cobyric acid synthase, with product MSARSGGLLIAGTTSDAGKSVLVAGLCRWLARRGVRVAPFKAQNMSNNSVVTPDGGEIGRAQAVQAAAAGLEPSVRFNPVLLKPGSDRSSQVVVLGRVVGEVSALSYRARKAELAQTVLTTLDGLRAEYDAVVCEGAGSPTEINLRHNDIANMGLARAANLPVLVVGDIDRGGVFAHLFGTLALLDPADQALVAGFVVNKFRGDPALLAPGLTQLHGLTGRPVLGVLPWQEELWLDAEDSLSYTADGVVGRPRPPVGEQWLRVAVPRLPRISNATDVEALAGEPGVSVRFVTEPSRLADADLVVLPGSKSTVADLTWLRRTGLADAVLAHAKAGLPVVGVCGGFQMLARTLHDDVESRTGTVDGLGLLDLDITFHPDKTLANPVGESMGAPVRGYEIHHGRPTRQGDLPPLVTLPDGTGEGALQDSVAGTHWHGLFENDTFRRTFLRWAATRAGRTGFTPAPDTSFAAARTAQLDLLGDLVADHLDTDAVLRLLDKGAPSGLRTIPPGAPPLPES from the coding sequence GTGAGCGCGCGGTCCGGCGGCCTGCTCATCGCCGGGACCACCTCCGACGCGGGGAAGAGCGTGCTCGTCGCCGGGCTGTGCCGCTGGCTGGCCCGGCGCGGCGTGCGCGTGGCGCCGTTCAAGGCGCAGAACATGTCCAACAACTCGGTGGTCACCCCCGACGGCGGCGAGATCGGCCGCGCCCAGGCGGTCCAGGCCGCCGCGGCCGGGCTCGAACCCTCGGTGCGGTTCAACCCGGTGCTGCTGAAACCGGGCAGCGACCGCAGCAGCCAGGTCGTGGTGCTGGGCCGGGTGGTGGGCGAGGTCAGCGCGCTGTCCTACCGCGCCCGCAAGGCCGAGCTCGCCCAGACGGTCCTCACCACCCTGGACGGCCTGCGCGCCGAGTACGACGCCGTGGTCTGCGAGGGCGCGGGCTCGCCCACCGAGATCAACCTGCGCCACAACGACATCGCCAACATGGGCCTGGCCAGGGCGGCGAACCTGCCGGTCCTGGTCGTCGGCGACATCGACCGGGGCGGCGTGTTCGCGCACCTGTTCGGCACGCTGGCCCTGCTCGACCCTGCCGACCAGGCACTCGTCGCGGGCTTCGTGGTCAACAAGTTCCGCGGCGACCCGGCCCTGCTGGCCCCCGGCCTGACCCAGCTGCACGGCCTCACCGGCCGTCCCGTGCTCGGCGTGCTGCCGTGGCAGGAGGAGCTGTGGCTGGACGCCGAGGACTCCCTCTCCTACACCGCCGACGGCGTGGTCGGCCGCCCGCGGCCGCCGGTGGGGGAGCAGTGGCTGCGGGTCGCGGTACCCCGGCTGCCCCGCATCTCCAACGCCACCGACGTCGAGGCCCTGGCCGGGGAACCGGGGGTGTCGGTGCGCTTCGTCACCGAGCCCTCCCGCCTGGCCGACGCGGACCTGGTGGTGCTGCCGGGCTCGAAGTCCACGGTTGCCGACCTGACCTGGCTGCGCCGCACCGGCCTGGCCGACGCGGTGCTCGCCCACGCCAAGGCGGGCCTGCCGGTGGTGGGTGTCTGCGGCGGCTTCCAGATGCTGGCCCGCACCCTGCACGACGACGTGGAGTCCCGCACGGGCACGGTCGACGGCCTGGGCCTGCTGGACCTGGACATCACCTTCCACCCCGACAAAACCCTGGCCAACCCGGTGGGCGAGTCGATGGGCGCCCCGGTGCGCGGCTACGAGATCCACCACGGCCGCCCCACCCGCCAAGGCGACCTGCCTCCACTGGTGACCCTGCCGGACGGCACGGGCGAGGGCGCGCTCCAGGACTCGGTGGCGGGCACCCACTGGCACGGCCTGTTCGAGAACGACACCTTCCGCCGGACGTTCCTGCGCTGGGCCGCGACCCGGGCGGGCCGCACCGGCTTCACCCCGGCCCCGGACACCAGCTTCGCGGCGGCGCGCACGGCCCAGCTGGACCTGCTGGGCGACCTGGTCGCCGACCACCTGGACACCGACGCGGTCCTGCGCCTGCTGGACAAGGGCGCCCCATCAGGCCTGCGCACGATCCCACCCGGCGCCCCGCCCCTGCCGGAAAGCTGA